In the Advenella kashmirensis WT001 genome, one interval contains:
- a CDS encoding YegP family protein, translated as MSASFELKKSVDGQFHFSLHAADGASVLRSETYTTLASAKNGIESVRKNAGTDSRYVFEKSANGKTYFNLKAANGQIIGSSPLFADPHGARQAADTVRHHAATAPVHEA; from the coding sequence ATGTCTGCTTCTTTCGAACTCAAAAAATCCGTTGATGGCCAGTTTCATTTTTCCCTGCACGCAGCAGATGGCGCATCTGTCCTCAGAAGTGAAACCTATACGACCCTTGCTTCGGCCAAAAACGGGATCGAGTCGGTTCGCAAGAATGCCGGAACGGACAGCCGCTACGTCTTTGAAAAATCCGCCAACGGCAAGACCTATTTCAATCTGAAAGCGGCCAACGGCCAGATCATCGGCAGCAGCCCGCTGTTTGCAGATCCCCACGGAGCCAGGCAGGCCGCCGACACGGTCAGGCATCATGCTGCCACTGCGCCCGTGCACGAAGCCTGA
- a CDS encoding YdgA family protein, which produces MLHITHIMGKKITKTLAAVVLLVILGYFGGTWYSGTKVDEQVIRRTQDINAQLRSNGLPVQVTSEKKDAGLFSSTYTLTLRIDNAGQSHSLDFNVQVEHGPLPLSRLQQGKLEPVRALSHVTLINNEKTSRLFELSQGQPPLELLLTTHLDGQTRYRGSVASLSFNNTRDGQLHFDGMHFEGTVDASNQVAQFAGNMPLIQVTPPKNETGTSTLIFRDLEMSSQYDGRDTKNPLWRQQSTLAAFSLASDNAKLEIDQYQTDSEADTQDSGLALQQTTVLNRVRINGTDLGKLQYAVAASGLDRAGAMQFITQAWQQLLNAGQAGEQAAPQQQWLALLASLDLMLSGKPELTIGPIAWTLPEGAASATINVALNNPVPLLSQFGNDPYALLLNALRSVRFQLQADQAMPQGVANRVSQLNASALTSPGSVPEPTTAEKLDTIIDILVTNQLLYRKQGQIGLNVNIEGDPSLASAGAVAMNGKQYDPLEFVNAVQTRAAAAELQIRQLTPPPAQPDTPGQQAPEQPASGQQAPEQVAPEQHIPEQEGSRQD; this is translated from the coding sequence ATGTTGCACATCACACATATCATGGGCAAAAAAATTACCAAGACACTGGCTGCCGTTGTGCTGCTGGTTATACTGGGCTACTTCGGTGGCACGTGGTATAGCGGTACAAAAGTAGACGAACAGGTTATCCGCCGCACGCAGGACATCAACGCACAACTGCGCAGCAACGGGCTTCCCGTGCAGGTGACGTCGGAGAAAAAAGATGCCGGCCTGTTCTCCTCTACTTACACGCTGACCCTGCGCATCGACAATGCCGGGCAGTCGCATTCGCTGGATTTCAACGTGCAGGTCGAGCACGGTCCCCTGCCCCTGTCCCGGTTGCAGCAGGGCAAGCTGGAACCGGTGCGGGCGCTCAGCCACGTCACCCTGATCAACAATGAAAAAACCTCACGCCTGTTCGAACTGAGCCAGGGGCAGCCACCGCTTGAGCTGTTGCTGACTACCCATCTGGACGGACAGACACGATATCGCGGAAGCGTGGCTTCGCTATCATTCAATAATACGCGGGACGGACAGCTGCATTTTGATGGCATGCATTTTGAAGGCACGGTCGACGCGAGCAACCAGGTGGCCCAATTTGCCGGCAACATGCCGTTAATACAGGTCACGCCGCCAAAAAATGAAACCGGTACCAGCACATTAATTTTCCGCGATCTTGAGATGTCGTCGCAGTATGACGGTCGCGATACAAAGAACCCGTTATGGCGCCAGCAATCAACATTAGCAGCATTCTCGCTTGCCAGTGACAATGCAAAACTGGAAATTGATCAGTACCAGACCGATTCGGAAGCGGACACCCAGGACAGCGGGTTGGCACTGCAACAAACAACCGTATTGAACCGGGTTCGCATCAACGGCACCGATCTTGGCAAATTGCAATATGCCGTGGCAGCTTCAGGACTGGATCGTGCCGGCGCCATGCAGTTTATAACGCAAGCCTGGCAGCAACTGCTCAACGCAGGCCAGGCCGGCGAGCAGGCAGCGCCACAACAGCAATGGCTGGCGTTACTGGCCAGTCTGGACCTGATGCTCTCGGGCAAGCCTGAACTCACGATAGGGCCCATTGCATGGACCCTGCCAGAAGGCGCTGCCAGTGCCACGATCAACGTGGCGCTGAACAATCCGGTTCCCCTGCTGTCCCAGTTCGGAAACGACCCCTACGCCCTGCTGCTCAATGCCCTGCGCTCGGTCCGTTTTCAGTTGCAGGCAGACCAGGCCATGCCGCAAGGCGTCGCAAACAGGGTCAGCCAGCTTAACGCCAGCGCGTTGACATCACCAGGATCGGTCCCCGAGCCCACGACAGCAGAAAAACTGGACACTATTATCGATATCCTGGTCACCAACCAGTTGCTGTACCGCAAGCAGGGTCAGATCGGCCTGAACGTGAACATAGAAGGCGACCCGTCGCTGGCCTCTGCCGGCGCCGTAGCCATGAATGGCAAGCAGTACGATCCGCTGGAGTTTGTCAACGCCGTGCAGACACGTGCCGCAGCAGCCGAATTACAAATCAGGCAATTGACCCCGCCCCCTGCGCAGCCCGACACGCCTGGGCAACAGGCCCCTGAGCAACCAGCATCCGGACAACAAGCTCCTGAGCAAGTAGCACCCGAGCAGCACATCCCCGAACAAGAAGGTTCCAGGCAAGACTAA
- a CDS encoding nucleoside 2-deoxyribosyltransferase gives MKKVYLAGFDVFRPDAASYGQWLKALCARHGFAGLYPLDNAAPPQLSGAALADWIYRANIALIEQADCVMANLNPFRGLEPDSGTVFEVGYAVARGKPVWVYTEQIQPLVAQAGVQTQDGRVVDAQGYTVEDFGMNLNLMIACSTQIVQGDALACLQAMQAADS, from the coding sequence ATGAAAAAAGTCTACCTTGCCGGCTTTGATGTCTTTCGGCCGGATGCAGCCAGCTATGGGCAATGGCTCAAAGCGCTATGCGCGCGTCATGGCTTTGCCGGGTTGTATCCGCTGGATAATGCAGCACCGCCGCAGTTAAGCGGTGCCGCGCTGGCCGACTGGATTTATCGCGCCAATATTGCGCTGATCGAACAGGCCGATTGTGTCATGGCCAATCTGAATCCGTTCCGCGGTCTGGAGCCCGATTCGGGCACCGTGTTCGAGGTGGGTTATGCCGTGGCCAGGGGTAAGCCGGTCTGGGTCTATACCGAACAGATACAACCGCTGGTGGCGCAGGCCGGTGTGCAAACGCAGGACGGGCGCGTTGTGGATGCGCAGGGTTACACGGTAGAGGATTTCGGGATGAATCTGAATCTGATGATTGCCTGCAGCACGCAGATTGTGCAGGGCGATGCACTGGCGTGTTTGCAGGCGATGCAGGCAGCCGATTCATAA
- a CDS encoding SET domain-containing protein, whose amino-acid sequence MIEKKKNIANPPWHVVRKSTLHGNGVFAARNIPQGTRIIEYTGKRISPKQADDMHPVNPDDPFHTFFFSTSGGKIIDGGNGGNDSRWVNHSCNPNCETQEGSGGKRVYIYAIRDILKGEELFYDYGLIMDGRITKTLREQYKCLCGAQACRGTMLALPKKKKAKLKDHK is encoded by the coding sequence ATGATCGAAAAAAAGAAAAATATCGCCAATCCACCCTGGCATGTCGTGCGCAAATCCACGTTGCACGGCAATGGTGTTTTTGCTGCCCGCAATATACCACAAGGCACCCGTATCATTGAATACACGGGCAAACGCATCAGTCCCAAACAGGCCGATGACATGCACCCGGTCAACCCGGATGATCCGTTCCACACTTTCTTTTTTTCCACCAGCGGCGGCAAGATCATTGACGGCGGCAACGGCGGCAACGATTCGCGCTGGGTCAATCACAGCTGCAATCCAAATTGCGAAACCCAGGAAGGCAGTGGTGGCAAACGCGTCTACATTTATGCAATTCGCGATATCCTCAAGGGCGAAGAACTGTTTTATGATTACGGGCTGATCATGGACGGCAGAATCACCAAAACGCTGCGCGAACAATATAAATGCCTGTGCGGCGCGCAGGCCTGCCGCGGCACTATGCTGGCTCTACCCAAAAAAAAGAAGGCAAAGCTCAAAGACCATAAGTAG
- the panB gene encoding 3-methyl-2-oxobutanoate hydroxymethyltransferase: MSVHTTAKRITVPQLRAYKNQKKIVSLTSYTAPFARVLDEYLDMILIGDSTAMVGYNMENTLAITLEQMAAHARAVVRSTQNVCVVVDMPFGSYQESPEQAFRNAAFLLKESGADAVKYEGGTPLATTTRFLVDRGIPVLAHIGLMPQYLNTMGGFKAQGMSDEAAEIIYQDALAQEQAGAFAVVIEGTAEPLARRITQALSIPTIGIGASPECDGQILVAEDIFNLTPNRIPKFARQFSDVQAAIREGVQAYANEVREGTFPTLDHCFGVKKK; the protein is encoded by the coding sequence ATGAGTGTGCATACCACAGCAAAACGGATTACCGTCCCGCAATTGCGGGCCTACAAAAACCAGAAAAAAATTGTCTCGCTCACATCCTATACCGCGCCCTTTGCCCGGGTGCTGGACGAGTACCTGGATATGATTCTTATCGGGGACTCCACCGCGATGGTCGGTTACAACATGGAGAACACGCTGGCCATCACGCTGGAACAGATGGCTGCCCACGCACGGGCCGTGGTGCGCTCCACGCAGAATGTCTGCGTCGTGGTAGACATGCCCTTTGGCAGCTATCAGGAATCGCCCGAGCAGGCCTTTCGCAACGCCGCGTTCCTGCTCAAGGAATCGGGCGCCGATGCCGTCAAATATGAAGGTGGTACGCCGCTGGCCACCACCACGCGCTTTCTGGTCGACCGCGGTATTCCCGTGCTGGCTCACATCGGCTTAATGCCGCAATATCTGAACACCATGGGCGGGTTCAAGGCCCAGGGTATGTCAGATGAAGCGGCCGAAATCATCTATCAGGATGCGCTGGCACAGGAACAGGCCGGCGCCTTTGCTGTGGTGATCGAAGGCACCGCAGAGCCCCTGGCGCGCCGCATTACACAGGCATTGAGCATTCCGACCATTGGCATTGGTGCTTCGCCCGAATGCGACGGTCAAATCCTGGTGGCAGAAGATATTTTCAATCTGACGCCCAACCGCATTCCCAAATTCGCACGGCAGTTCTCCGACGTACAGGCTGCTATCCGCGAAGGCGTGCAAGCCTACGCCAACGAGGTACGCGAAGGCACTTTCCCGACACTGGACCATTGTTTTGGCGTCAAGAAAAAATGA